A section of the Bifidobacterium sp. ESL0728 genome encodes:
- a CDS encoding FGGY-family carbohydrate kinase encodes MAVAKDTTEHVAAIAEKIRAGKTSLGIEFGSTRIKAVLIDDTYSTIAAGDYGWENHLENGLWTYSLEEVWSGLQAAYAALANDVENAYGEKLTKIGTMGFSAMMHGYLAFDKDDKLLVPFRTWRNSNTHAAHEKLSELFQYNIPERWSIAHLYQCILNKEDHVANVAFFTTLAGYVHWKLTGKKVLGIDDASGMFPIDSETHSWNKHMLAQFSTLPEVAAQPWSIEDLLPTPLVAGSDAGALTAEGAKLLDPTGTVQPGTPLAPPEGDSGTGMVATNSVRVGTGNVSAGTSIFASVVLDHPLERLHPEVDLVSTPAGDPCGMSHANNFTSDLNAWIKVFSEFAKAIGTSLDAGTLYGTLFRAAIGPDADDNAGGLINYCFYSGEFLAGLEEGRPVFARGPESHMNLANFMRAQLFGAFSPVKIGMDVMTKDEHVKVDSMVGHGGIFTTPKVAQKILAAAFNTPIKVMSTAAEGGAWGMAVLADYLWHKDTPLDQYLDQRVFANAESTTEEPDAKDVAGFEDFFARFTKALPIERAAIETIDLES; translated from the coding sequence ATGGCAGTTGCAAAAGACACCACGGAGCATGTGGCGGCGATAGCGGAGAAGATACGTGCGGGCAAAACCTCGCTTGGTATCGAGTTCGGGTCCACGCGCATCAAGGCCGTACTCATTGACGATACCTATTCGACCATCGCTGCAGGTGATTACGGTTGGGAAAATCATCTCGAAAACGGGCTATGGACCTACTCGCTCGAAGAGGTATGGTCTGGTCTGCAAGCGGCGTATGCGGCGCTTGCAAACGATGTCGAAAACGCTTACGGCGAGAAGCTTACGAAGATTGGTACGATGGGCTTCTCCGCGATGATGCACGGTTACCTCGCCTTTGATAAGGACGATAAGCTGCTCGTCCCGTTCCGTACCTGGCGCAATTCCAATACGCACGCGGCGCACGAAAAACTTTCCGAACTTTTCCAGTACAACATTCCTGAACGTTGGTCGATTGCTCATCTCTATCAGTGCATCCTCAACAAAGAGGACCACGTAGCGAATGTCGCGTTCTTCACCACACTCGCCGGCTACGTGCATTGGAAACTCACCGGCAAGAAGGTGCTCGGCATTGATGACGCGTCCGGCATGTTCCCGATCGACTCGGAGACCCATAGCTGGAACAAGCACATGCTTGCGCAGTTCTCGACGCTGCCTGAGGTCGCGGCCCAACCTTGGAGCATCGAGGATCTGTTGCCGACTCCGCTGGTCGCCGGAAGTGACGCGGGAGCATTGACCGCCGAAGGCGCGAAGCTGCTTGACCCAACTGGAACCGTGCAACCCGGCACGCCGCTCGCCCCGCCGGAAGGCGATTCCGGCACCGGCATGGTCGCCACGAACTCCGTACGAGTCGGCACCGGCAATGTCTCCGCCGGCACTTCGATTTTCGCTTCCGTCGTGCTTGACCATCCGCTGGAACGCCTGCATCCCGAAGTCGACTTGGTCTCGACTCCTGCCGGCGACCCCTGCGGGATGAGCCACGCCAACAACTTCACCTCCGACCTGAACGCCTGGATCAAGGTCTTCAGCGAATTCGCCAAGGCCATCGGCACGTCGCTTGATGCCGGCACACTCTACGGCACGCTGTTCCGTGCGGCCATCGGCCCCGACGCGGATGACAACGCCGGCGGACTTATCAACTATTGCTTCTACTCCGGTGAATTCTTGGCGGGCCTTGAGGAAGGCCGTCCGGTCTTCGCGCGCGGTCCGGAAAGCCACATGAACCTTGCTAACTTCATGCGTGCCCAGCTGTTCGGCGCGTTCTCGCCGGTCAAGATCGGCATGGACGTGATGACCAAGGACGAGCACGTCAAGGTCGACTCGATGGTCGGCCACGGCGGCATCTTCACCACCCCGAAGGTGGCACAGAAGATTCTCGCGGCGGCATTCAACACCCCTATCAAGGTGATGTCTACGGCGGCGGAAGGCGGTGCCTGGGGTATGGCCGTGCTCGCCGATTATCTGTGGCACAAAGACACTCCGTTGGATCAGTATCTCGACCAACGCGTCTTCGCCAACGCCGAATCGACCACCGAGGAGCCCGATGCGAAGGATGTCGCCGGGTTCGAGGACTTCTTCGCCCGTTTCACCAAGGCGTTGCCGATTGAGAGAGCCGCCATCGAGACCATC
- a CDS encoding type II toxin-antitoxin system HicA family toxin has translation MVQRKWLIKALRKEAKAQGIQVRERQGGNHEIFYLDNLRIPIPRHNELEKPTAQLIIKEASAKLGKDWLK, from the coding sequence ATGGTTCAAAGGAAATGGCTTATCAAAGCCTTACGCAAAGAGGCAAAAGCTCAAGGAATTCAAGTGCGAGAGCGTCAAGGAGGAAATCACGAAATCTTCTATTTGGATAATCTTAGAATCCCCATACCTCGACACAACGAACTAGAAAAGCCGACAGCTCAACTAATCATCAAAGAAGCATCCGCAAAACTCGGAAAGGACTGGCTCAAATGA
- a CDS encoding helix-turn-helix domain-containing protein — translation MGNKKSSQRRELSIIIIEDDPLALQCEKNLLNRLQNYNGFRLRVWGTFKPNTGLEKCAHDPHPADVVFLELSLLDKIGQNVTREIRELRPGIVIIGITSHIENYPQSMAKLLQLHRIVSKVKLYYELPYIIESVYRQKKPRRRVPVAHDKESGPPPPGHSEDIRSQLSCSYEEPYCQGTMECHSESLNGYDGSNQSNDITALAPSRQNQSRTPRKRKRSQRSEVSLRDADEGEHRGILSESKPVNHDLAVERLKMEAANQANLPTVPITPMELRVIKLSRRGLKPAEVAEQLGVSVNTIYSHRSHIKAKCHTQIWHEVLTICGEQKRNGTL, via the coding sequence ATGGGAAACAAGAAATCATCGCAAAGACGCGAACTAAGCATAATCATCATCGAGGATGACCCATTGGCCTTACAATGCGAAAAGAATCTTCTGAACCGTCTGCAGAATTACAACGGATTCCGTTTGCGGGTATGGGGCACCTTCAAACCCAACACTGGCTTGGAAAAGTGCGCACATGATCCCCATCCGGCGGATGTCGTTTTCCTTGAGCTGTCTCTTTTGGATAAAATCGGACAAAACGTTACCCGTGAAATCAGGGAATTACGCCCTGGCATCGTCATTATCGGAATCACGTCCCATATCGAAAACTATCCTCAATCAATGGCTAAATTGTTGCAATTGCATCGTATCGTCAGCAAAGTCAAATTATATTACGAACTGCCATATATCATCGAAAGCGTTTATCGCCAGAAAAAGCCTCGCCGCCGTGTGCCCGTAGCACATGATAAAGAATCAGGGCCGCCACCTCCCGGCCACAGCGAAGATATTCGCAGCCAATTGTCCTGTTCCTATGAGGAACCATACTGTCAAGGCACAATGGAATGTCATAGCGAGTCATTAAACGGTTATGACGGTTCAAACCAAAGCAACGACATAACGGCACTTGCACCAAGCAGACAAAACCAAAGTAGGACACCTCGCAAGAGGAAACGTTCACAACGAAGTGAAGTCTCCTTGCGTGACGCCGATGAGGGGGAACATAGGGGGATTCTTTCGGAATCGAAGCCCGTAAATCATGATCTGGCCGTAGAACGGCTGAAAATGGAAGCCGCCAACCAAGCGAATCTGCCTACAGTCCCGATCACACCTATGGAATTGCGTGTCATCAAGTTAAGCAGAAGAGGATTGAAGCCGGCCGAGGTTGCAGAACAACTGGGCGTTTCCGTCAATACGATTTATTCTCATCGCAGCCATATCAAGGCCAAATGCCATACGCAGATCTGGCATGAAGTTCTCACCATTTGCGGGGAACAAAAGAGAAACGGGACCCTTTAG
- a CDS encoding peptide deformylase — MFSRNSKVDTELNHAVEQLIKTGGKEKILPIVQMGEPVLRQNAAEYDGQLSKRTLAKLIEAMRVTMLEAPGVGLAGPQIGLGLRIAVVEDHVRVGGRGVDDNPEGHVGGKSDQNSSNQDNGSDGGNENENMIDDTNDPREIAEFPFRAIINPTYEPIGTEQRSFYEGCLSFSGYQAVRRRWLDITARWQDEDGNKHEEHLHGWPARIFQHETDHLSGEVYIDQAEIRSLATDENLEDYWCEDPVPADAARELGFKLA; from the coding sequence ATGTTCTCTCGCAATTCCAAAGTCGATACCGAACTCAACCACGCCGTCGAGCAGCTCATCAAAACCGGAGGCAAAGAGAAGATTCTTCCCATCGTGCAGATGGGGGAGCCGGTGCTGCGGCAGAATGCCGCCGAATATGATGGCCAGCTGAGCAAGCGAACGCTTGCCAAGCTCATCGAGGCCATGCGCGTGACGATGCTCGAAGCGCCGGGTGTCGGTTTGGCCGGTCCCCAGATCGGTTTGGGGCTGCGTATTGCCGTGGTCGAGGATCATGTGCGCGTTGGCGGCAGGGGAGTCGATGACAATCCCGAAGGGCATGTCGGCGGTAAAAGCGATCAGAATTCATCGAATCAAGATAATGGCTCCGATGGCGGCAACGAAAATGAAAACATGATCGACGATACGAACGACCCGCGAGAAATCGCCGAATTCCCGTTCCGCGCCATCATCAACCCAACCTATGAACCCATCGGCACCGAACAGCGCAGCTTTTACGAAGGCTGCCTGAGTTTCTCGGGCTATCAGGCTGTGCGTCGTCGTTGGCTCGACATCACCGCCCGCTGGCAGGACGAGGACGGCAACAAGCACGAAGAGCATCTGCACGGCTGGCCCGCGCGTATCTTCCAGCACGAGACTGATCACTTGAGCGGCGAGGTCTACATCGATCAGGCCGAAATACGTTCCCTGGCCACCGACGAAAATCTTGAGGATTATTGGTGCGAGGATCCGGTCCCCGCCGATGCCGCTCGCGAGTTAGGTTTCAAGCTTGCCTGA
- the glmM gene encoding phosphoglucosamine mutase has protein sequence MPNMFGTDGVRGLANRDLTARLALDLGDAAVRVLGDSSGTEEEHREGRRRALIGRDTRVSGDFLASALAAGMSAGGFDVIDAGIIPTPGVAYLTSELNVEMGAVISASHNPMPDNGIKFFARGGFKLPDKKEDEIEAVLGQDWDRPTGAGVGRISHDINTATNMYIDHLVSAIAPIAADKTQPKPLKGLKIVADCANGATSVVAPEALRRAGAEVLVINASPDGYNINKKAGSTHPEQLQAMVRASGAAMGVAFDGDADRCLAVDEDGNMVNGDQEMGILARAKKREGKLNHDTLVVTVMSNLGLKLALKDMGISTVQTNVGDRYVLEEMLKGDYSIGGEQSGHVINREFATTGDGTLTALTVCNEVVKSGKSLKELAADFPQLPQQLINVPKVDKKAAPTNAKVQDAVAREEKLLGDTGRVLLRPSGTEPLVRVMVEAETQQQADEVCQRLAEVVAQELAI, from the coding sequence ATGCCCAATATGTTTGGAACCGATGGCGTTCGCGGATTGGCGAACAGGGATTTGACGGCAAGGCTGGCGCTCGACTTGGGCGATGCGGCGGTGCGTGTGCTTGGGGATTCCTCCGGAACCGAAGAGGAACACAGGGAAGGTCGTCGGCGTGCGTTGATCGGCCGCGACACCCGTGTTTCCGGCGATTTTCTTGCCTCTGCGCTCGCGGCAGGTATGAGTGCCGGCGGTTTTGACGTCATCGATGCAGGCATCATCCCGACTCCGGGCGTGGCCTACCTGACCAGCGAACTCAACGTCGAAATGGGCGCGGTCATCTCAGCTTCGCACAACCCGATGCCCGACAACGGTATCAAGTTCTTCGCTCGCGGCGGTTTCAAGCTGCCGGACAAGAAGGAAGACGAGATCGAAGCCGTTTTGGGTCAGGATTGGGACCGACCGACCGGCGCCGGCGTGGGCCGCATCAGTCACGACATCAACACCGCCACCAATATGTATATCGACCATCTGGTTTCGGCCATCGCGCCGATTGCCGCCGACAAGACCCAGCCCAAGCCGCTCAAGGGTCTCAAGATCGTGGCCGACTGCGCCAACGGCGCCACATCCGTGGTCGCGCCGGAAGCCTTGCGTCGCGCGGGTGCCGAAGTCTTGGTGATCAATGCTTCGCCCGATGGCTACAACATCAACAAGAAGGCCGGTTCCACCCACCCCGAGCAGCTGCAGGCTATGGTGCGTGCTTCCGGTGCCGCGATGGGCGTGGCGTTCGACGGCGATGCCGACCGTTGCCTCGCCGTGGACGAAGACGGCAATATGGTCAACGGTGATCAGGAGATGGGCATCCTCGCGCGCGCCAAGAAGCGCGAGGGCAAGCTCAACCATGACACGCTTGTGGTTACCGTGATGAGCAACCTCGGCCTCAAACTGGCGTTGAAAGACATGGGAATTTCGACGGTGCAGACCAATGTCGGTGACCGCTACGTGCTCGAGGAAATGCTCAAGGGCGACTATTCCATCGGCGGGGAGCAGTCCGGCCATGTCATCAACCGCGAGTTCGCCACTACCGGCGACGGCACGTTGACCGCGCTGACGGTTTGCAACGAGGTCGTCAAGTCCGGCAAGTCGCTGAAGGAACTCGCTGCCGACTTCCCGCAACTGCCTCAGCAGCTCATCAACGTTCCCAAGGTCGACAAGAAGGCTGCGCCCACCAATGCCAAGGTGCAGGATGCCGTCGCTCGCGAAGAGAAACTGCTCGGTGACACCGGCCGTGTGCTGCTTCGCCCGAGCGGTACCGAGCCGTTGGTCCGCGTGATGGTCGAGGCTGAAACGCAACAGCAGGCCGACGAGGTTTGCCAGCGTTTGGCCGAGGTGGTCGCGCAGGAGCTGGCGATCTGA
- the pepN gene encoding aminopeptidase N: MPGANLTRVEAEERKSVITGPVSYHVDLDLTKGPKNFPSVSEITFDAKAGASSFADLIADEVSDIELNGEKLDPAKYYVDNRIELPVLKERNTLKVVSSCQYSTTGEGLHRSVDPADGNVYLYSQFEVPDARRVYAVFDQPDIKATFDFEVAAPQSWLVTSNMPVKSTENLDAMTAEGTLGTHPAETTKRWVFETTPKMSSYLTAICAGPYAEWHTTYANEDGRTVPMAQYCRQSLKADFDKDAEYLFDITKKGFAFYAKTWGVPYPYAKFDQIYVPEYNAGAMENIGMVTIRDSYVFGSKVTDALAERRVVTVLHELAHMWFGDLVTMKWWNDLWLNESFAEFMSTLSTAEATEWKDSWATFTSGEKSWALNQDQLPTTHPITAPINDLHDTEVNFDGITYAKGGSVLKQLVAYVGRDKFFKGINSYLNKHKYDNATLNDLLVELEAASGRDLKTWSKQWLEEAGINTIAASVEENDDGTIKSLTLTQTASAEHPVLRVHRMAIGFYNRNAATGKVVRTDQIELDVDGETTIAAEAAGKPSPDFILLNDDDLTYTKLRFDDKSREFAAEHLFEFDDALARAVVWLAFWDMTRDAEFPAERFIDLSLKMLSTEHESTTFRYALSCLKTTATHYAAPARREAVGKHVAEGLWNLANEAEAGSDEQFQLVTAYLGYGEIGDAPFISNVKGLLSGSLKLKGLEIDNNMRWALVKALAAVGEMDDEAIDAELKLRDTTDNREFAYGARASVPTAEAKAWAWDASIHDLNLTNSQLAAAALGFSSNLTGKLAKPYTAQYYETVDWIWENRTFHMAETLLEDLYPSYADPAELVNLGDEWLESHKDAARALRNIVIGNVESSRRALKVSAYNASL, encoded by the coding sequence ATGCCAGGAGCGAATCTCACACGTGTCGAAGCCGAGGAACGTAAGTCCGTTATCACTGGGCCGGTCAGTTATCATGTCGATCTCGATCTGACGAAAGGACCGAAGAATTTCCCGTCGGTTTCCGAGATTACGTTTGACGCGAAGGCGGGTGCTTCAAGTTTTGCCGATCTCATCGCCGACGAGGTCAGTGACATCGAGCTGAATGGCGAGAAGCTGGACCCTGCGAAGTATTATGTTGACAACCGCATCGAATTGCCGGTTTTGAAGGAACGCAACACTCTCAAGGTCGTTTCCTCCTGCCAATACTCGACCACTGGCGAAGGCCTCCACCGCTCTGTTGATCCCGCCGACGGCAACGTCTACCTCTACTCCCAGTTCGAGGTGCCGGACGCCCGTCGTGTCTATGCCGTTTTCGATCAGCCCGACATCAAGGCGACGTTCGATTTCGAAGTGGCCGCGCCGCAGTCCTGGCTTGTCACCTCCAACATGCCGGTTAAGTCTACTGAAAACCTCGATGCGATGACCGCTGAAGGGACGCTCGGTACGCACCCCGCCGAGACCACCAAGCGCTGGGTTTTCGAGACCACGCCGAAGATGAGCTCCTACCTCACCGCCATCTGCGCCGGTCCGTACGCCGAGTGGCACACCACTTATGCCAACGAAGACGGTCGCACCGTGCCGATGGCGCAATATTGCCGCCAGTCGCTCAAAGCCGATTTCGACAAGGACGCCGAATACCTTTTCGACATCACTAAGAAGGGCTTCGCCTTCTACGCCAAGACCTGGGGCGTGCCTTACCCGTACGCCAAGTTCGACCAGATCTACGTGCCGGAATATAACGCCGGCGCGATGGAGAATATCGGCATGGTCACCATCCGTGACTCCTATGTTTTCGGCTCCAAGGTCACCGACGCGTTGGCCGAGCGCCGTGTGGTCACCGTGCTCCACGAGCTGGCGCACATGTGGTTCGGCGATCTGGTGACGATGAAGTGGTGGAATGACTTGTGGCTCAACGAATCGTTCGCCGAATTCATGTCGACCCTCTCGACCGCCGAGGCCACGGAATGGAAGGATTCCTGGGCCACGTTCACCTCCGGCGAGAAGAGCTGGGCCCTGAACCAGGACCAGCTGCCGACCACCCACCCCATCACCGCGCCGATCAACGACCTGCACGACACCGAAGTGAACTTCGACGGCATCACCTACGCCAAGGGCGGCTCCGTGCTGAAGCAACTCGTGGCCTACGTCGGGCGCGACAAGTTCTTCAAGGGCATCAACAGCTACCTGAACAAGCATAAGTATGACAACGCCACGCTGAACGATTTGCTGGTTGAGCTGGAAGCGGCGAGCGGGCGAGACCTCAAGACTTGGAGCAAACAGTGGCTCGAGGAAGCTGGCATTAATACTATTGCCGCTTCTGTTGAAGAGAACGACGACGGCACTATTAAATCGCTGACTTTGACCCAGACCGCGTCGGCCGAACATCCCGTGCTGCGCGTCCATCGCATGGCCATCGGCTTCTACAACCGCAATGCCGCGACCGGCAAGGTCGTGCGTACCGACCAGATCGAGCTTGATGTCGACGGCGAGACCACTATTGCCGCCGAAGCCGCCGGGAAACCGAGTCCTGATTTCATCCTCCTGAACGACGATGATCTGACTTACACCAAGTTGCGTTTCGATGACAAGTCGCGCGAGTTCGCCGCCGAGCATCTCTTCGAATTCGATGACGCTCTGGCACGCGCCGTGGTCTGGCTGGCGTTCTGGGACATGACGCGCGACGCCGAATTCCCGGCCGAGCGCTTCATTGACCTGAGCCTCAAGATGCTTTCGACCGAGCATGAGTCCACCACGTTCCGTTATGCGTTGAGCTGCCTCAAAACCACCGCCACGCACTATGCTGCTCCTGCTCGCCGCGAGGCCGTCGGCAAGCACGTCGCCGAGGGTCTGTGGAACTTGGCTAACGAGGCCGAGGCCGGCAGCGACGAGCAGTTCCAGCTGGTCACCGCCTATCTTGGCTATGGCGAGATCGGCGATGCCCCGTTCATTTCGAACGTGAAGGGTCTGCTTTCCGGTTCGCTGAAACTCAAGGGTCTCGAAATCGATAACAACATGCGCTGGGCTCTGGTCAAGGCGCTTGCTGCCGTCGGTGAGATGGACGACGAGGCGATTGATGCGGAACTGAAGCTCCGCGACACCACCGACAACCGCGAGTTCGCCTACGGTGCCCGTGCCTCCGTGCCGACTGCCGAGGCCAAGGCGTGGGCTTGGGACGCTTCCATCCATGACCTGAACCTCACCAACTCACAGCTCGCCGCCGCCGCGCTCGGCTTCTCGTCGAACCTCACCGGCAAGCTTGCGAAGCCGTATACCGCCCAATATTACGAAACAGTCGACTGGATTTGGGAAAACCGCACCTTCCACATGGCCGAAACCCTGCTCGAAGACCTCTATCCTTCTTACGCCGACCCGGCCGAACTGGTGAATCTTGGCGACGAATGGCTGGAGTCTCACAAGGACGCCGCCCGCGCCCTGCGCAACATCGTCATCGGCAACGTCGAGTCTTCGCGCCGTGCCCTGAAGGTGAGCGCCTACAACGCCAGCCTGTAA
- a CDS encoding phosphatase PAP2 family protein: MKKIFPATAIGALVLLIIGTFADLRIDQAVYMPGNGFSAFFERLAPIIGATVLMIGAALLFWTYKFVKENLAKLILSGLVYFGSTLIGLALCYKYCHLFGVAYGVIVAILIACIVYKIPDELKQRYRWAGIAIVAVFLASMCLLEVLKIFWGRVRFRSMQGYFDLFTPWYHPNGKHYLAAVGGVAEEVKSFPSGHSQFAGAVLSLCLLALVNPRWKNKESMVYGIALVYALIVMFSRMMQGAHFLSDVTFGFAFPFLALWLARYLLLKQLALHYPAEYFC; the protein is encoded by the coding sequence AAAAGATATTTCCTGCCACAGCAATCGGCGCGCTGGTGCTGCTGATTATCGGCACGTTTGCCGATCTGCGCATTGACCAGGCGGTTTACATGCCCGGCAACGGCTTCTCGGCTTTCTTCGAACGTCTCGCTCCGATTATCGGTGCGACCGTGTTGATGATTGGCGCGGCGTTGCTCTTCTGGACTTACAAATTCGTCAAGGAAAATTTGGCAAAGCTCATACTTTCAGGGCTTGTCTACTTTGGTTCGACGCTGATAGGCCTTGCGTTGTGTTATAAATACTGCCATCTGTTCGGCGTGGCGTACGGTGTCATCGTCGCCATTCTGATCGCCTGTATCGTCTACAAGATTCCTGACGAGCTGAAGCAGCGTTATCGTTGGGCCGGCATCGCCATCGTGGCGGTGTTCCTGGCCTCGATGTGCCTGCTGGAAGTGCTCAAGATCTTCTGGGGCCGTGTCCGTTTCCGCTCGATGCAAGGCTATTTCGACCTCTTCACCCCGTGGTATCACCCGAACGGCAAGCACTATCTTGCAGCTGTCGGAGGTGTGGCTGAGGAGGTCAAATCCTTCCCCTCCGGCCATTCGCAATTTGCCGGTGCTGTTTTGTCGCTTTGCCTGCTCGCCTTGGTCAATCCGCGCTGGAAAAACAAGGAGAGCATGGTCTATGGCATCGCACTGGTCTACGCGTTGATCGTCATGTTCAGCCGCATGATGCAGGGTGCCCATTTCCTCTCCGACGTCACCTTCGGTTTCGCTTTCCCGTTCCTCGCCCTCTGGCTTGCGCGTTACCTGCTTTTGAAGCAGCTTGCGCTGCATTATCCTGCGGAATATTTTTGCTAA